One window of the Prinia subflava isolate CZ2003 ecotype Zambia chromosome 1, Cam_Psub_1.2, whole genome shotgun sequence genome contains the following:
- the HTR5A gene encoding 5-hydroxytryptamine receptor 5A produces the protein MERPLNLSCFADTTPDSGNRSGSSAGPEGGQAHLSVFSVLVLTLLAMLVVATFLWNGLVLATILRVRSFHRVPHNLVASMAASDVMVAALVMPLSLVHELSGRRWRLGRSLCQVWISFDVLCCTASIWNVTAIALDRYWSITRHLEYTLRARRRISNIMIALTWALSAFISLAPLLFGWGETYSEDSEECQVSREPSYTIFSTFGAFYLPLCVVLFVYWKIYKAARFRIGSRKSNSITPITPEALEAKEAAQQPQMVFTVRHATVTFQTDGDSWREQKEKKAALMVGILIGVFVLCWIPFFITELINPLCSCDIPPIWKSIFLWLGYSNSFFNPLIYTAFNKNYNNAFRNLFFRQQ, from the exons ATGGAGCGCCCGCTCAACCTCAGCTGCTTCGCCGATACGACGCCGGACAGCGGCAATAGGAGCGGGTCCTCCGCCGGCCCCGAGGGCGGCCAGGCCCATCTCTCTGTCTTCAGCGTGTTGGTCCTCACCCTGTTGGCCATGCTGGTGGTGGCCACGTTCCTCTGGAACGGGCTGGTCCTGGCCACCATCCTCCGGGTGCGCAGTTTCCACCGGGTGCCGCACAACCTGGTGGCCTCCATGGCCGCCTCTGACGTGATGGTGGCAGCCCTCGTCATGCCCCTCAGCCTGGTGCATGAGCTGTCGGGGCGGCGGTGGCGGCTGGGCCGGTCACTGTGCCAGGTGTGGATCTCCTTCGACGTGCTGTGCTGCACGGCCAGCATCTGGAACGTCACGGCCATCGCCCTGGACCGCTACTGGTCCATCACCCGCCACCTGGAGTACACGCTGCGCGCCCGGCGCCGCATCTCCAACATCATGATCGCTCTCACCTGGGCACTCTCTGCCTTCATCTCTCTGGCCCCACTGCTCTTTGGCTGGGGAGAGACTTATTCAGAGGACAGTGAAGAGTGCCAAGTCAGCCGGGAGCCTTCCTACACCATCTTCTCCACCTTTGGGGCCTTCTACTTGCCCCTGTGTGTGGTGCTCTTTGTGTACTGGAAGATCTACAAGGCTGCCAGGTTTCGAATCGGGTCTCGCAAGAGCAACTCCATCACCCCCATTACACCAGAAGCGCTGGAG GCAAAGGaagctgcccagcagccacagatGGTCTTCACTGTCCGTCACGCCACTGTTACGTTCCAGACGGACGGAGACTCGTGgagagagcagaaggaaaagaaagctgcCCTCATGGTGGGCATCCTGATCGGGGTCTTCGTGCTCTGCTGGATCCCCTTCTTCATCACAGAGCTCATCAACCCACTCTGCTCGTGTGACATCCCACCCATTTGGAAGAGCATTTTTCTATGGCTGGGCTattcaaattccttttttaatccTCTCATCTACACTGCTTTCAACAAAAACTACAACAATGCCTTCAGGAACCTATTCTTTAGGCAGCAGTGA